From the Hyphomicrobium sp. ghe19 genome, one window contains:
- a CDS encoding beta-ketoacyl synthase, which yields MSNGKPGRRVVVTGLGVVTPIGSTVPEFWASLRAGKSGVSPLGGFPLDDLKILIAAQIKDFDPKQRLKHFKRDRIITLADRYSWFAAAAADEAIKMSGLEMPLTDPYRSACIIGSGAGGLTTFETAYRDLFIHNKRATHPLTLLRIIGSSAAAHVGIEFGVKGPTFATCSACSTATHAIGIARDYIRDGVADVAIAGASESVINYGTMKAWQALHVLSPEGCFPFAKKRNGTVLADGAGILVLESLEHAEARGANILAELRGFGMASDSQDMVKPTVEGPSVAMLQAIAEAGITPDQIDYLNAHGTATTDNDINETKAIKNVFKDHAYRLAISSTKSMHGHPLGAGGGIEAVATIMAMRESWAPPTIGLDEPGEGCDLDYIPNVGREMKLRYAMSNSLAFGGLNTSLVFGPAP from the coding sequence ATGTCGAATGGTAAACCGGGGCGCCGTGTCGTCGTCACGGGCCTCGGAGTAGTAACTCCGATTGGGTCGACTGTGCCTGAGTTCTGGGCCAGTTTGAGGGCCGGGAAGTCCGGCGTCAGCCCGCTCGGCGGATTTCCGTTGGACGATCTCAAGATTCTGATCGCAGCGCAGATCAAGGATTTCGATCCCAAGCAGCGATTGAAGCATTTCAAGCGCGACCGCATCATCACGCTCGCCGACCGCTATTCGTGGTTCGCCGCCGCAGCCGCCGATGAAGCGATCAAGATGTCCGGCCTCGAGATGCCGCTGACCGATCCATATCGCTCGGCCTGCATCATCGGCTCTGGCGCCGGCGGCCTCACCACGTTCGAGACCGCGTATCGCGACCTTTTCATTCATAACAAGCGCGCGACCCATCCGCTGACGCTTCTGCGCATCATCGGTTCGTCGGCTGCCGCTCACGTCGGCATCGAATTCGGCGTCAAGGGACCGACGTTCGCAACGTGCTCGGCATGTTCGACCGCAACGCATGCCATCGGCATCGCGCGCGACTACATCCGTGACGGCGTCGCCGACGTCGCCATCGCCGGCGCGTCCGAATCCGTCATCAACTACGGAACAATGAAGGCCTGGCAGGCGCTCCACGTTCTGTCGCCCGAGGGATGCTTCCCGTTCGCCAAGAAGCGCAATGGCACGGTCCTGGCGGATGGCGCCGGCATCCTCGTTCTTGAGAGCCTGGAACACGCTGAAGCGCGGGGCGCCAACATCCTCGCCGAGCTTCGCGGCTTCGGCATGGCGTCCGACAGCCAGGACATGGTCAAGCCGACCGTCGAAGGCCCGAGCGTCGCCATGCTACAGGCGATCGCGGAAGCTGGAATTACGCCAGACCAGATCGACTATCTCAATGCCCACGGAACAGCGACGACGGACAACGACATCAACGAGACGAAGGCGATCAAGAACGTCTTCAAGGATCACGCCTACAGGCTCGCGATCTCCTCGACGAAGTCGATGCACGGCCATCCTTTGGGTGCGGGCGGTGGCATCGAAGCCGTCGCGACCATCATGGCGATGCGCGAGAGCTGGGCACCGCCGACCATCGGGCTAGATGAGCCGGGTGAGGGATGCGATCTCGACTACATCCCCAATGTCGGCCGCGAGATGAAGCTTCGGTACGCAATGTCGAACTCGCTTGCGTTCGGCGGTCTGAACACATCGCTGGTCTTCGGCCCCGCTCCCTGA
- a CDS encoding acyl carrier protein, with translation MDEVATKVIEILKKHMKEPRDDISLDTQLTDLKIESLDLAMIVFDIEDGFGIEIPYNANEEVEAFKTVGSVVDRVKSLIAAKQASAAKA, from the coding sequence ATGGACGAAGTCGCGACTAAGGTTATCGAAATCCTCAAGAAGCATATGAAGGAGCCGCGCGACGACATCTCGCTCGACACCCAGCTAACAGATCTCAAGATCGAGTCCCTTGATCTTGCGATGATCGTGTTCGACATCGAAGATGGCTTTGGGATCGAGATCCCATACAACGCCAACGAGGAAGTCGAAGCCTTCAAGACTGTTGGCTCGGTCGTAGATCGAGTGAAGTCGTTGATCGCCGCCAAGCAGGCTTCCGCAGCCAAAGCTTAA